The Flavobacteriales bacterium genome includes a region encoding these proteins:
- a CDS encoding PA0069 family radical SAM protein, which translates to MITGRGSSINSNNRFAQHQYSADEGERLEDVGIGQSKFIEIFPKTIVNPVISPDVPLKWSLNPYQGCEHGCTYCYARPTHEYWGYSGGVDFEQTILVKKNAAELLRKKFDSKNWKGEAIMFSGNTDCYQPIERKLQITRQLLEVCNQYKNPVGIITKNSLVARDIDILGEMASRNQVQVVLSITSLQEKVRRILEPRTASVKSKLQTIEQLSAAKIPVAVIMAPIIPAITSHEIMDMAKAVSKAGATSLSYTIVRLNGCVEELFTDWLGRHFLDRKNKVLTQIADCHGGSVQDQRFKTRMKGEGNFAELIHQQFKLACKKYNLNKQELPLNETAFHRFNAQTSLNF; encoded by the coding sequence ATGATAACAGGTAGAGGCAGTTCCATTAATTCAAACAATCGGTTTGCACAGCATCAGTATTCGGCTGATGAGGGCGAACGTTTGGAGGATGTGGGCATTGGCCAAAGTAAGTTTATCGAGATTTTCCCTAAAACCATTGTCAATCCGGTTATCAGTCCGGATGTGCCTTTGAAGTGGAGCTTAAACCCATATCAAGGGTGTGAGCATGGCTGCACTTATTGCTATGCCCGTCCAACGCATGAATATTGGGGCTATAGCGGAGGTGTGGATTTTGAACAAACGATTTTGGTAAAGAAAAATGCTGCCGAATTGCTCCGAAAAAAATTTGATAGTAAAAACTGGAAAGGCGAGGCCATCATGTTTAGCGGCAATACCGATTGCTATCAGCCCATTGAGCGGAAATTGCAAATAACTCGCCAGCTTTTGGAAGTTTGCAATCAGTACAAAAACCCTGTGGGCATAATAACCAAAAACAGTTTGGTGGCTCGAGATATTGATATTTTGGGCGAAATGGCCAGCAGAAACCAAGTGCAGGTGGTGTTAAGCATAACCTCCTTGCAAGAAAAAGTTAGAAGAATTTTAGAACCAAGAACGGCTTCGGTAAAAAGCAAGCTGCAAACCATTGAGCAACTTTCGGCTGCCAAAATACCTGTGGCTGTGATAATGGCACCAATTATTCCGGCAATAACCAGCCACGAAATTATGGATATGGCAAAGGCTGTTTCCAAAGCAGGTGCAACCTCGCTGAGTTATACCATTGTGCGTCTAAACGGGTGTGTTGAAGAGCTTTTTACCGATTGGTTAGGCCGCCATTTCCTAGATAGAAAAAACAAAGTGTTGACCCAAATAGCCGATTGTCATGGGGGGAGCGTGCAAGACCAACGGTTTAAAACCCGAATGAAGGGAGAAGGCAATTTCGCTGAATTAATTCATCAACAATTCAAATTGGCATGCAAAAAATACAACCTGAACAAACAAGAATTGCCCTTGAATGAAACCGCTTTTCATCGTTTTAATGCTCAGACAAGTTTGAATTTTTAA